DNA from Candidatus Aminicenantes bacterium:
GCTTTGATTCTGGGAGACAACCTCTTTTTCGGCCAGGGCATGGTCAAGCATTTGGAATCCGCGGTCAACCTGGAAAAAGGCGCGGTCATATTCGGCTATGCCGTGCGGGATCCGCATCGCTACGGCGTGGTCACCCTGGACAAAAACGGCAAGGCAACCTCGATCGAGGAGAAACCCGCCAAGCCGCGTTCCCGCTGGGCCGTGACCGGTTTGTATTTTTACGATGAACGCGTAGTGGAATACGCCGCCGCCCTCACCCCATCGAATCGGGGGGAACTGGAGATCACGGACCTGAACCGTTGCTACCTGGAGGCCGGCAATCTGCGGGTGCAGTGCCTGGGTCGGGGTTTCGCCTGGCTGGATACCGGTACCCATGAATCGCTCCACGATGCCGCATCCTTTATCCGTACCATCCAGGAACGCCAGTCATTCAAGATCGCCTGCATTGAAGAGATTGCTTTCCGCAAAGGTTGGATCGACCCCGCCGGCCTGAAGGCCCTGGCCACACCGCTGCAACAGAATGAATACGGCCGCTATCTGCTGGACCTGGCCGGCGGCGGTGACGGTACGGGGTTGTCATGAAACCGGCCCTGGAATCGATCCTGGTCACCGGCGGGTGCGGTTTTATCGGCAGCAACTTCATCCGCTTCCTGTTTAACCGCAAGGACTTCGGCGGCCGGGTGGTCAACCTGGACCGACTGACCTATGCCGGTAACCCCGAGAACCTGGAAGACCTCTCCGCGGATGAACGCTATACTTTCGTCCACGGCGACGTGGCCGACGCGGAACTGGTCGCCCGGGTGATGGCTGATTACGAGGTGGATACGGTGATGCATTTTGCCGCCGAATCCCACGTGGACCGCTCCATCCACTCACCAGCGGAGTTTGTGCGCACCAACATCGAAGGCACCTTCCGCCTGCTGGAGGCGGCGCGAAACTGGTGGAAAGACCGCCGCGACGTCCGTTTCCATCAGGTGAGTACGGACGAAGTGTTCGGTTCCCTGGGTGCTGAAGGGCGTTTTTGCGAAGAGAGCCCCTACGACCCGCGCAGTCCCTACTCTGCTTCCAAGGCCGCGGCCGACCACCTGGTACGGGCCTACCACCATACCTATGGTTTGCCCGTAACCCTGTCCAATTGCTCCAATAACTTCGGGCCCTATCAGTTTCCCGAAAAACTCATCCCCCTGATGATCCTCAACCTCACCCGCCGCCATCCCCTGCCCATTTACGGCGACGGCGGCAATATCCGCGACTGGCTGTATGTAGAGGACCACTGCGAGGCGTTGTGGCGCATCCTCATCGCGGCGGAAATCGGCACCACCTGGAATATCGGCGGAGACGCGGAATTTTCCAACCTGGACCTGGTCCAAAAACTATGTGACCTTTTCGACACCCTGCGGCCCCTGGACCCCGGGTCCCGTGATACCAGCGGCCGGCCCCTGTCCAGCCACCGGGACCTGATCACTTTCGTCAAGGACCGGCCGGGCCATGACCGCCGCTACGCCATTGACAGCCGCCGCATCCAACAGGAACTGGGCTGGCGCCCCCGGGTCGATTTCTTTCAGGGACTGGAACGCACCGTGACCTGGTACGCCGAACACGCGGCCTGGGTGGAACGCATCCGCAGCGGCGTCTACCGCGAGTGGCTGCAACGGCACTACGGCGAAAACGGCGATTAGCCACGCCCATGCCCATATCTCTTCCCACCCTGGTCAACACCGAACCGGAACGAATGCTGCTGGGCGTGAACGCCTTTGAACTGCCTCTCCCGCCCCGGGAAGTGGACGAGGCATACGTGACGGCGGTTTGCGAACAGGTACGAAACGCGTCATCCCCTCCGCTGGGGTTTGACTTCAGCCGCCGCCTGTACCGCAACTTCGGCGTGGACCCCACCCGCTATCGTCCATCTTCGGAATCTTTGTGGCGCCGCATCCGCAAAGGCCTCGCCTTCCCCCGCCTCCACCCGGCCGTGGACGCCACAAACCTCCTTTCACTCCAGCTCCAGGTTCCGTTCGGCCTCTACGATGCCGAACGCATCCGCGGCGGCATTACGGCCGCGGCCGGGGCGGAAAACAGCGGTTACGAAGGCATCGGACGCGGATGGATTGACCTGGCGGGCAAACCCATGCTGCGGGATGAGAACGGCCCCTTCGGCAACCCCTCCGCTGACTCGGCCCGCACCCGCGTCACCACCGGCACCCGCATACTGATCCACGTGATTTTCTTTCATCCCGAAGACCCCCGGGCCGAAGAGAATACCCACTGGGCCCTGCATGAGTTCGCCAACCTCACCGGGGCCATGCCGCGGGACTGTACCCCGGCCCCGGCTTGACACCACCCCGACTGGAAGCTAGAATGCGGGCATAAAGGAGACACCATGTTCGGAAGCCTCGGAATTTGGGAAATATTGTTGATCCTGCTCGTAGTGGCCCTGCTTTTCGGTGGTCGCAAGCTGCCGGACCTGGGCCGCGGCCTGGGCGAAGGCATTAAAAACTTCAGGGATTCCCTCTCCCGCAAAGATCAAAACGAAAATGAGGGAAAAGACACGAATGCGAAGGACGATTGACGCCCGCATCCAGCAAAGGCAGGAACGGCAGGAGCAACTCAAGGATACATTAAGCCGGTTGGGCGACCTGCTGACGGACGGCCTGCGGGGCAGGCGGCGCCGGCAGGCAAAGGAAATCCTCGAAACCCTTTACAACAACGTCGTTGAACTGGTCACCGCCCAGGACCGGGAATGGGATGCCTATTCCAACAACCACACATCCGAGGTGTTTCGATCCCTGCACTGGAAGATCGATACCCTGGAGGCGGAATACGCCAACGTGCGTGCCTTGATCACCGGCTTTCTCAACCTGGAGGAATCCCTCAAACACCTGGCGGAACGCATCGACAATGCGGGCGCCGGTCCAGAGGAACGGGAACAGGTGGAAGCCGCCCGGGAACGCCTCAGCACTTTCCGTTACAGTGACTTTGAGGCGCGCTTCCGTGGTACCTGGGAATCGGTGGAAACCCAACTGGCTCGCTACGTGGACCAGTTCCTCGCCAAAGAAAACGTCCTGGACCTGGGTTGCGGTCGCGGGGAATTCGTGCAGATGTTGCGTTCCGCCGGACGCAAAGCCGAGGGCATCGACATCTCGCGCACCATGTTGGAAGAAGCCGAGCAGCGGGGGCTGCCGTGCCGCCGCGCCGATATCCTGGAAGAACTCGCGCAACGGCCCGATGCATCCCTTGGCGGCGTGTTTTCCGCCCAGGTGATCGAGCACCTTGCTCCCGGGGTGTTGCGGGAAATGGTGACCCATTGCCGGCGGGTACTGAAACCCGGGGGCATCCTGCTGTTGGAAACCATCAACCCGCTTAGCATTTTTGCATTGAGCCGCATCTTCTTTCTGGATGTGACCCACGAAAAACCCCTGCATCCCGAATACATGCGCTTTCTTTTAGACAGCCGTGGTTTTCGTGACATAAACATCCTTTACGGTCCGCCACCGCAGGCAGAGGCGCTGCTGGAGATCCCGCCCGACCTGCCGGGAGCCCGTGAATTCAACACCAACGTGGACCGTCTGAATGCCCTGCTCTTCGGCCCCTCGGTCTATGCCGTCCGCGGGGTGCGCCCTTGACCGTTCTGGGTATCGATATCGGCGGATCCGCCACCAAGTACGCGCCGGTGCGAAATGGTGAAATCGCGGTCCCGGTGATGCGGGCGGACACTCCCCAAAGCTTGGAGGAATTGCTGGAATGGCTGGGCGGACTTGTCACCACGGCGCGGCGAGAATGGAACGTGGCCGCCGTGGGAATCGGGGTACCGGGCTTCATGCGTTTGCAAGACGGGGTCATTGTGCGTTCCCCCAACCTGATGTTTCTGAACGGAACGGCATTCGCGACTGAAATGAGTCGCCGGGTTTCGTTGCCGGTTAAGGTGGAAAACGACGCCAACTGCGCCGCACTGGGAGCATGGGTCTCACAGCCGCCACCACGTCCCCGCTGTCTGGTGCACCTGACCCTGGGTACGGGCGTGGGTTCCGGGATCATCCTGGACGGCCGTCCCTGGCGCGGGGCCTGCGGCTATGCGGCCGAACTGGGTCATGTGGTGGTTCATCCCCAGGGCCGGGCGTGCGGCTGCGGCGGCCGGGGCTGCGCGGAGACCGAAGCTTCGGAAACCGGTATCCTGCGCACCTGGAGCGAGGCCCGGCCCGATTCCGAAATCTCTAGCGCCCGCCAGGTATATCAGCTCGTGGAAGCCGGCGATGCCGACGCGCGCCGGGCCTTTAGACGGGCCGGCCGCTACCTGGGTATCCTGCTCTCCAATATTGCCAATTGCCTGAACCCGGATATCATTACCATCGGCGGCGGTGTCGCCGCGGCCGGGGAAACCATCCTGGCCCCGGCCCATGCCGAAATGGCGGTCCGCCTCCACCAGCACGCCCGGGAATGCACCCGCATCGAAGTCGCCGACCGTGATGACTACGGCATTCTGGGCGCTGCCCGGCTATTGCACAAGGACGCTCAAGCATGAAACACATCCGCAACTTTTCAATCATCGCCCACATCGACCACGGCAAAACCACCCTCTCCGACCGCCTATTGGATATCGTGGGCGCCATTCCCGTGCGTGAACGCCAGGAACAACAACTGGACAGCATGGAATTGGAACGGGAGCGGGGCATCACCATCAAGAGTCACTTCGTACGCCTGACCTACAAACACTCCGACGGTGAAACCTACCGCCTTAACCTGATCGATACTCCGGGACACATCGATTTCACTTATGAGGTCTCCCGCTCCCTGGCCGCCTGCGAAGGCGCCCTGTTGGTTATCGACTCTACCCAGGGGGTGGAAGCCCAGACCGTGGCCAATACCTATCTGGCATTGGACAACGACCTGGCGCTGATTCCGGTGATGAACAAGATCGACTTGCCCAATACGGAGTTGGAAAAATCCCTGGACCAGGTGGAAAACATCATCGGCATCTCCAGGGAGGAAGCCCTGCTGGTCAGCGCCAAAACCGGCCGGGGAGTGGAAGCGATTATTCCCGCCATTATCGCGCGGGTGCCGCCCCCCCAGGGGGACCCCGACAAACCCCTGAAAGGTTTGATCTTTGACTCCTGGTTTGATTCCTACCGCGGCGTCATTATCCTGGTGCGCGTCCTGGACGGCCGGCTGCGCAAGGGCGAACGGGTCAAGTTTTTGTCCAACAACGCAGTCTACGAAATCAACGAGTTGGGCGTGCATACACCCAAGCCGACACCCCTTGCCGAGTTGTCCGCCGGAGAGGTGGGCTATATTATCGGCAGCATCAAGAACGTGTCGGAAGTCAAGATCGGCGACACCGTTACCCTGGCCAAAGAGACCCGGGTTGCGCCGCTGCCGGGATTCAAGGAACCGCAGCCCATGGTGTTTGCCGGCTTCTACCCCGGGGAAGGCACCAGCCACGAAGAACTGCGCGAAGCCATCGAAAAACTGGTGCTCAACGATTCCTCGCTTTCGTTTGAACCTGAAACCTCTCCGGCCCTGGGCATCGGCTTTCGCTGTGGTTTTCTGGGGCTGCTGCACAAAGAGATTATCCAGGAACGCCTGGAACGGGAATACGACCTGGCCATTGTTACCACCTCGCCTTCCGTACGCTACCGCATCACCAACACCTCGGGCGAAGTATCGGAGATCGAGTCCCCGGCACAGCTTCCCGAACCCCAATACATCCGCGGCATAGAAGAACCGATTATCGAAGCCATCGTAATTACGCCGGCGGACCACTTGGGGAGTGTGCTCAAACTGTTGCAGTCGCGCCGGGGGGTTCACAAAAAGATGGACTACATCAGCGACCAGCGCATCCATTTGACCTATGAACTGCCGCTGGCGGAAGTACTCTACGACTTTTTCAACAAACTCAAATCGATCTCGCAGGGTTATGCCTCTTTTGACTACGAATTCAAGCAGTATCGGGAAGCCCCGCTCATCAAGCTCGACATCCTCATCAACGGCGAAGCCGTGGACGCCCTGGCCATGATCGTGCACAACGACAACGCCTACCACGCCGGATGCGCGGTCACTTCGCGCATGAAAAAGGTGATCCCCCGCCAACTCTTCGAGGTGGTGATCCAGGCGGCGGTAAACAAACGCGTCCTCGCCCGCACCGTGGTCAAGGCCCTGCGCAAAAACGTGCTGGCAAAGTGTTACGGCGGCGACATCAGCCGCAAAATGAAACTGCTGGAAAAGCAGAAAAAGGGCAAGCGGCGCATGAAGCGCATCGGCAAAGTCGACATTCCCCAGGAAGCCTTCCTGGCCGCTCTGGAGATCGAGGACTGACGAAGCGAATCAGCCTATCTCGAGCGCCGCGCTCACCGCGGCCCTGGCATGGATTTCCAGGGTGTTGAACAAGACGTGCCCGGTATGCTCCGGCCGTACCAGCAGTGGGATTTCCGTGCAGCCCAGTACGATCCCCTCGGCACCGCGTGTCACCAGCCCATCCATGATCTCCAGGAAGCGTTGCCGCCGCTCCGGACGGAAATCCTCGCGCATGAGTTCGTTGAAAATCGTGTGATCAATCAGCTCTCGGTCCTGCGCCGGCGGTACCAGGGCTTCAATCCCGGCATCGGCCAGCTTTTCGTGGTAAAACACGCCTTCCATGGTGATGCGCGTGCCCAGTAACCCCACCCGGCGCATGCCCCGGTGCCGGATCTCGGCGGCGGTGGCCCGGGCAATGTGAACCAGGGGCACGGACAACTTTTTTTCCAGGCGGTTCGCGTAAAGATGGGGGGTGTTGGCGCACAGCATCAGCAGGCCGCATCCCGCCGCCTCCAGCCCGAGGGCGGCATCGCGGAACAGGGCGTATACCTGCTCCTGGTCTCCCGCTTCCTTGCGGGCCGCTAATTCGCCGAAATCCAGTGACCACAGGATGCAGGGCGCGGTGAAGTCGCCGCCGCGCAGGCGCGCGGCCGCGCGGTTGACTTCACGATAATAATCCACGCTGGATACCCAGCCTGTACCGCCGATCATGCCGATGGTTTTCATGACGACCTCATTTTATGCGCATTGCCTTGCAATCGGAGCAAATGTGGGCGGTTCCCTAACCGCCCCTTGTACACGGAATGCTGGATGGACACGGCCTTTTCTCTCCAACTCTCCCATTTTCCAACTTTCTAAACTTCTTACCTCTTCAACTTTTGGTTCTATTACGTTTTGTGTGGGTAAATCCGCATAGATGATGAGCGAGAAATTGTTGTGATGAGTACCCAGAGGGTACCCTAGTGCAGCTTTTTCTTTTTTTCAAATACGAATAGCTCTCCAAAGCCACACAGAATGGAAGAGATCCCTTCTTTCCAACTCTCAATCATTATTCTCTGGAGGAGGAAATCAGAAGCGGATGCCCAGGCCGGCGGAGACCAGGAACCCGCCCAGGTCGCGT
Protein-coding regions in this window:
- the rfbA gene encoding glucose-1-phosphate thymidylyltransferase; this translates as MKGIILAGGHGTRLFPLTRPLCKQLLPVYDKPMIYYPLSVLMLAGIREILIISTPRDLPAFKELLKDGSSLGMRIEYAAQNEPRGIADAFLVGETFLAGGPAALILGDNLFFGQGMVKHLESAVNLEKGAVIFGYAVRDPHRYGVVTLDKNGKATSIEEKPAKPRSRWAVTGLYFYDERVVEYAAALTPSNRGELEITDLNRCYLEAGNLRVQCLGRGFAWLDTGTHESLHDAASFIRTIQERQSFKIACIEEIAFRKGWIDPAGLKALATPLQQNEYGRYLLDLAGGGDGTGLS
- the rfbB gene encoding dTDP-glucose 4,6-dehydratase; translated protein: MKPALESILVTGGCGFIGSNFIRFLFNRKDFGGRVVNLDRLTYAGNPENLEDLSADERYTFVHGDVADAELVARVMADYEVDTVMHFAAESHVDRSIHSPAEFVRTNIEGTFRLLEAARNWWKDRRDVRFHQVSTDEVFGSLGAEGRFCEESPYDPRSPYSASKAAADHLVRAYHHTYGLPVTLSNCSNNFGPYQFPEKLIPLMILNLTRRHPLPIYGDGGNIRDWLYVEDHCEALWRILIAAEIGTTWNIGGDAEFSNLDLVQKLCDLFDTLRPLDPGSRDTSGRPLSSHRDLITFVKDRPGHDRRYAIDSRRIQQELGWRPRVDFFQGLERTVTWYAEHAAWVERIRSGVYREWLQRHYGENGD
- the tatA gene encoding twin-arginine translocase TatA/TatE family subunit; the protein is MFGSLGIWEILLILLVVALLFGGRKLPDLGRGLGEGIKNFRDSLSRKDQNENEGKDTNAKDD
- a CDS encoding class I SAM-dependent methyltransferase, encoding MREKTRMRRTIDARIQQRQERQEQLKDTLSRLGDLLTDGLRGRRRRQAKEILETLYNNVVELVTAQDREWDAYSNNHTSEVFRSLHWKIDTLEAEYANVRALITGFLNLEESLKHLAERIDNAGAGPEEREQVEAARERLSTFRYSDFEARFRGTWESVETQLARYVDQFLAKENVLDLGCGRGEFVQMLRSAGRKAEGIDISRTMLEEAEQRGLPCRRADILEELAQRPDASLGGVFSAQVIEHLAPGVLREMVTHCRRVLKPGGILLLETINPLSIFALSRIFFLDVTHEKPLHPEYMRFLLDSRGFRDINILYGPPPQAEALLEIPPDLPGAREFNTNVDRLNALLFGPSVYAVRGVRP
- a CDS encoding ROK family protein, producing MQHQRGPSECPALRPLGLCRPRGAPLTVLGIDIGGSATKYAPVRNGEIAVPVMRADTPQSLEELLEWLGGLVTTARREWNVAAVGIGVPGFMRLQDGVIVRSPNLMFLNGTAFATEMSRRVSLPVKVENDANCAALGAWVSQPPPRPRCLVHLTLGTGVGSGIILDGRPWRGACGYAAELGHVVVHPQGRACGCGGRGCAETEASETGILRTWSEARPDSEISSARQVYQLVEAGDADARRAFRRAGRYLGILLSNIANCLNPDIITIGGGVAAAGETILAPAHAEMAVRLHQHARECTRIEVADRDDYGILGAARLLHKDAQA
- a CDS encoding elongation factor 4: MKHIRNFSIIAHIDHGKTTLSDRLLDIVGAIPVRERQEQQLDSMELERERGITIKSHFVRLTYKHSDGETYRLNLIDTPGHIDFTYEVSRSLAACEGALLVIDSTQGVEAQTVANTYLALDNDLALIPVMNKIDLPNTELEKSLDQVENIIGISREEALLVSAKTGRGVEAIIPAIIARVPPPQGDPDKPLKGLIFDSWFDSYRGVIILVRVLDGRLRKGERVKFLSNNAVYEINELGVHTPKPTPLAELSAGEVGYIIGSIKNVSEVKIGDTVTLAKETRVAPLPGFKEPQPMVFAGFYPGEGTSHEELREAIEKLVLNDSSLSFEPETSPALGIGFRCGFLGLLHKEIIQERLEREYDLAIVTTSPSVRYRITNTSGEVSEIESPAQLPEPQYIRGIEEPIIEAIVITPADHLGSVLKLLQSRRGVHKKMDYISDQRIHLTYELPLAEVLYDFFNKLKSISQGYASFDYEFKQYREAPLIKLDILINGEAVDALAMIVHNDNAYHAGCAVTSRMKKVIPRQLFEVVIQAAVNKRVLARTVVKALRKNVLAKCYGGDISRKMKLLEKQKKGKRRMKRIGKVDIPQEAFLAALEIED
- a CDS encoding amino acid racemase, which gives rise to MKTIGMIGGTGWVSSVDYYREVNRAAARLRGGDFTAPCILWSLDFGELAARKEAGDQEQVYALFRDAALGLEAAGCGLLMLCANTPHLYANRLEKKLSVPLVHIARATAAEIRHRGMRRVGLLGTRITMEGVFYHEKLADAGIEALVPPAQDRELIDHTIFNELMREDFRPERRQRFLEIMDGLVTRGAEGIVLGCTEIPLLVRPEHTGHVLFNTLEIHARAAVSAALEIG